The Raphanus sativus cultivar WK10039 chromosome 2, ASM80110v3, whole genome shotgun sequence genome includes a region encoding these proteins:
- the LOC108842752 gene encoding LOW QUALITY PROTEIN: serine hydroxymethyltransferase 3, chloroplastic (The sequence of the model RefSeq protein was modified relative to this genomic sequence to represent the inferred CDS: inserted 1 base in 1 codon), translated as MEACCGGTTMGSLQQPGGVKGPVFAPVTKFSQQLKFNFPRPVRSLPLKRSLVVERXASPVSVSSVETSSDAIPFEDYGRSEVDPEVDEIIKKEKNRQFRSLELIASENFTSRAVMETVGSCLTNKYSEGLPGKRYYGGNEFIDQLETLCQNRALATFRLDSTKWGVNVQPLSGSPANFAVYTAILKPHDRIMGLDLPHGGHLSHGFMTAKRRVSGTSIYFESMPYRLDESTGIVDYDMLEKTAALFRPKLIIAGASAYSRDFDYSRMRKIADSVGAFLMMDMAHISGLVAASVVADPFEYCDIVTTTTHKSLRGPRGGMIFFKKDPVNGVELESAINNAVFPGLQGGPHNHTIGGLAVCLKHAQSPEFKAYQKRVVANCRALANRLVELGFDLVSGGSDNHLVLVDLRPLGMDGARVEKILDMASITLNKNSVPGDKSALVPGGIRIGTPAMTTRGLTEKDFVVVADLIKEGVEITMEAKKLVSGSKLGEFTKLVTSPDFALKEKVESLKDRVESFTSRFPIPGV; from the exons ATGGAAGCTTGTTGTGGAGGTACTACAATGGGGTCTCTTCAGCAACCTGGAGGGGTTAAAGGACCTGTCTTTGCTCCGGTGACCAAGTTTTCTCAGCAACTGAAGTTCAATTTTCCGAGACCTGTCCGTTCTTTGCCTCTGAAAAGAAGCTTGGTCGTTGAAA GAGCGTCTCCTGTCTCGGTATCTTCCGTCGAGACTAGCA GCGATGCAATCCCTTTTGAGGACTATGGCCGTTCTGAAGTGGATCCAGAGGTCGATGAGATTATCAAAAAGGAGAAAAACAGACAGTTCAGGAGCTTGGAGCTCATTGCCTCCGAGAATTTCACGTCTCGTGCTGTTATGGAGACTGTTGGATCATGCCTTACCAACAAGTATTCTGAGGGACTTCCTGGTAAAAG GTATTATGGTGGCAATGAGTTCATCGATCAGTTGGAGACACTTTGCCAGAACCGGGCTTTAGCTACCTTCCGCTTAGATTCTACCAAATGGGGAGTTAACGTTCAGCCGCTATCTGGTTCACCTGCAAACTTTGCTGTGTACACTGCCATACTTAAGCCTCATGATAGAATCATG ggtttggatttacCTCATGGCGGCCATCTGTCTCATGGGTTCATGACTGCCAAAAGGCGTGTATCTGGAACTTCGATATATTTTGAGTCCATGCCTTATCGACTTGATGAATCAACAG GCATTGTGGACTATGATATGCTCGAGAAAACTGCTGCACTGTTCCGACCAAAGCTTATAATTGCTGGAGCTAGTGCCTACAGCCGAGATTTTGACTATTCTCGCATGAGGAAG ATCGCAGACTCAGTTGGTGCCTTTCTGATGATGGATATGGCTCACATCAGTGGACTTGTGGCTGCCTCTGTGGTAGCTGATCCTTTTGAGTATTGTGATATCGTCACAACAACCACTCACAAG TCTTTGAGGGGTCCGAGAGGTGGCATGATCTTCTTCAAGAAGGATCCAGTTAATGGGGTTGAACTTGAATCTGCCATTAACAATGCTGTCTTCCCTGGTCTGCAG GGTGGCCCTCATAATCACACAATTGGTGGATTAGCAGTCTGCTTGAAACATGCACAGTCGCCGGAGTTCAAAGCTTACCAGAAAAGA GTTGTGGCTAACTGTAGGGCTCTAGCTAACCGATTGGTGGAACTTGGGTTTGATCTGGTTTCTGGTGGCAGCGACAATCATCTGGTCCTCGTCGATCTTAGACCATTG GGCATGGATGGTGCTCGGGTAGAGAAAATCTTAGACATGGCATCTATTACACTCAACAAGAACTCTGTCCCTG GGGATAAGAGTGCGTTGGTTCCAGGGGGAATAAGGATAGGAACGCCTGCGATGACGACAAGAGGACTGACAGAGAAAGACTTTGTAGTGGTTGCTGACTTGATCAAGGAAGGAGTTGAGATAACAATGGAAG
- the LOC108842753 gene encoding V-type proton ATPase subunit c''2: MSGMVDASSWGAALVRISPYTFSAIGIAISIGVSVLGAAWGIYITGSSLIGAAIEAPRITSKNLISVIFCEAVAIYGVIVAIILQTKLESVPSSKMYDAESLRAGYAIFASGIIVGFANLVCGLCVGIIGSSCALSDAQNSTLFVKILVIEIFGSALGLFGVIVGIIMSAQATWPTK; encoded by the exons atgtctGGAATGGTTGATGCGAGTTCGTGGGGCGCGGCGTTGGTAAGGATCTCGCCGTACACTTTCTCCGCAATCGGAATCGCCATCTCGATCGGCGTTTCAGTCCTCGGTGCCGCCTG GGGAATTTACATAACGGGAAGTAGTTTGATCGGTGCGGCCATTGAAGCTCCTCGTATCACTTCCAAGAATCTCATCAG TGTTATCTTTTGCGAAGCTGTTGCTATATATGGCGTTATTGTTGCCATCATCCTGCAAACGAAGTTGGAGAGTGTCCCTTCTTCAAAGATGTATGACGCTGAGTCTCTTCGAGCTGGATATGCAATCTTCGCATCCGGAATCATTGTTGGATTCGCCAACCTTGTATGCGG GTTATGTGTAGGAATCATTGGAAGCAGTTGCGCATTGTCTGATGCTCAGAACTCCACACTCTTTGTGAAGATTCTTGTGATTGAGATCTTCGGTAGCGCTCTGGGGTTGTTTGGAGTTATTGTGGGGATCATTATGTCCGCACAAGCAACATGGCCAACCAAATAG
- the LOC108841412 gene encoding protein ECERIFERUM 26-like yields MLLKEKTIMEDRVRLICKRTVVSTKPVEQGRLYRFSVFDHVMEPNHIRLVYYYRTSKTREPGEITKKLRESLAYTLNCYPIVTGRLVKETDGTEENRWKVKSNDAGVRMVEARATGTVEEWRRSVNREEELKLVHWEDMYHLPYYWSTFYVQVTEFESGGLAIGLSCTHLLADPVCAMMFIRTWADLTLTRNMMTPPLFHSLPPRRFTSHKLSNNQLLSHYIRSCSLTAPPSNVTEDRMVTTTLLFPDPMVQAGENEQGISPFEILSGLLCVCVSRAKGKRNELTDMSLCLDVRKLLRLDQSYFGNCMVYHKVHYSKPVTTKDRLLLLSYVVKEIHNVTKGLDYDTVMDLVEWLSSNNNNPISNGSDLVCINLENMANSRPMMFEEDLMLSHVSCYVEGPVAGGGQAIVLPSQLSEGPMSRVVMVTLPQREMVKVLEDELLQSFSPVLLMEYTKLLNQ; encoded by the exons atgtTACTCAAAGAAAAGACAATAATGGAGGACCGTGTGAGACTCATATGCAAACGAACCGTAGTGAGCACGAAACCGGTTGAACAAGGGCGATTGTACCGGTTCTCAGTATTCGACCACGTCATGGAACCTAATCACATCCGTCTAGTATACTATTACCGGACTTCCAAGACTAGAGAACCGGGAGAAATCACCAAAAAACTAAGGGAATCATTAGCATACACTCTCAATTGTTATCCTATTGTAACCGGGAGATTGGTTAAGGAAACTGACGGTACGGAAGAGAACCGGTGGAAGGTGAAGAGCAACGACGCCGGGGTGAGAATGGTGGAGGCGAGAGCTACCGGGACGGTTGAGGAATGGCGTAGGAGTGTGAATAGAGAGGAAGAGCTTAAGCTTGTTCATTGGGAGGACATGTATCACCTTCCTTACTATTGGTCTACCTTTTATGTTCAG GTGACTGAGTTTGAGAGCGGTGGGTTAGCTATTGGGTTAAGTTGTACTCATCTGTTAGCTGATCCAGTTTGTGCAATGATGTTTATTAGAACATGGGCAGATTTAACTCTGACTCGAAACATGATGACGCCACCACTCTTCCACTCACTCCCGCCTCGCAGGTTCACCAGCCATAAGCTCTCTAACAACCAACTTCTTAGCCATTACATCAGATCTTGCTCCCTAACAGCTCCACCTTCAAACGTGACCGAGGACCGTATGGTCACTACCACCCTTCTGTTCCCGGATCCCATGGTCCAAGCGGGCGAGAACGAGCAAGGGATTTCACCATTTGAGATATTGTCTGGACTCCTTTGTGTCTGTGTGAGTCGAGCCAAAGGGAAGAGGAACGAGCTCACGGACATGTCCTTGTGCCTAGACGTTAGGAAGCTATTGCGTTTAGACCAAAGTTACTTTGGTAATTGCATGGTCTATCACAAAGTTCACTACTCCAAACCAGTTACAACGAAAGATAGGTTGTTATTATTATCTTACGTTGTCAAAGAGATTCATAACGTGACCAAGGGACTAGACTACGACACGGTCATGGACTTGGTCGAGTGGCTCAGTAGCAACAATAACAATCCGATATCCAACGGTTCGGATCTCGTGTGTATTAATCTAGAGAACATGGCGAATTCTCGTCCCATGATGTTCGAGGAAGATTTGATGTTGAGCCATGTCTCTTGCTATGTTGAAGGGCCTGTAGCTGGAGGTGGACAGGCCATTGTGCTTCCTTCACAGCTCAGCGAGGGACCAATGAGCCGAGTGGTTATGGTTACTCTTCCTCAAAGAGAAATGGTTAAGGTTTTAGAGGATGAGCTTCTTCAAAGCTTTTCTCCTGTTTTACTTATGGAATATACAAAACTGCTAAATCAATAA
- the LOC108840835 gene encoding LOW QUALITY PROTEIN: uncharacterized protein LOC108840835 (The sequence of the model RefSeq protein was modified relative to this genomic sequence to represent the inferred CDS: inserted 1 base in 1 codon; deleted 1 base in 1 codon), producing the protein MIRGGRNRITSPPAFSNDAKKLLLCTANSVSIFSVATGSKLASLEGHTAPVTTVVVDPILPEDCWTASLDGKIRFWDFSVPKLVQAFDIHLPIYSMVMFTCRPSSSLIAYVSVEDYSSVSGQIRRVSLSEEPLHGGDILKEMEEPKSIVMSPSGELFGVCHGCEIHIWSTSLGKVAKETTLHHTQLVTAFAFHPSKRMLAVGDATGRVLIWKDIGDVKFTSVKSEDGDAESSXNWHSDEVTVLSFSSDGAFLYSGGKEGVLVVWELETEKKQVLPKMESPLLYFIFSSDPTLSSAICADNQIHLLKTPSMEILRTIPGIKPQRLDRFGFISYVETMHISLTRTVSIDPSSGIAAFSTANHCVQLYNLLNDTEITEIQVCDRPHQPEDDGVRVAVTAVGLSRDGSLMTTAEARFAEGNLGGGLVSLKFWVFVPDKKTFSITTVINQPHSEAAITAIALSSPRSMAVTISSAGDFKTWVCNSDKNLTSEEDSSWICHGAGSYKRKQITAAVFSPDGSVLALAATTVITIWNPLTTELAFAFGKFRTPVLQLSFAGIGFLVAASYCPHAPPHLSVYDIMKLDLSWSYRLDIEAIATKEKSSYFAVLAWLPNLSVRAEEEIFRGKDGAILLFHGSGRKPVAIWTVMEARGGSLSFVEDGQKSQTLLAYVNGSNEYVLFDPYSDETHETTAKDYELLLEAISKKKKKKRSRKRTSLAKSERPWETKFCGSTLNIPPFRDACSAFFASKMGKKICERVELQPDSHSL; encoded by the exons ATGATTCGCGGCGGAAGAAACCGCATAACTTCC CCCCCCGCCTTCTCCAACGACGCAAAGAAGCTTCTTTTATGCACCGCCAACTCCGTCTCCATCTTCTCCGTCGCCACTGGCTCAAAGCTTGCTTCGCTGGAGGGTCACACAGCACCCGTGACGACTGTGGTTGTTGATCCAATCCTCCCCGAAGACTGCTGGACTGCTTCTCTCGATGGAAAGATTCGTTTTTGGGACTTCTCGGTGCCGAAACTCGTGCAGGCGTTTGATATCCACCTTCCCATTTACTCTATG GTTATGTTTACATGTCGACCGTCAAGTAGCTTGATTGCTTATGTCTCTGTTGAGGATTACTCAAGTGTCTCTGGACAGATCCGGAGAGTTAGTCTTTCGGAAGAGCCTCTTCATGGTGGGGACATTCTGAAAGAG ATGGAAGAGCCGAAAAGTATTGTTATGAGTCCCTCCGGAGAGTTATTCGGGGTCTGTCACGGTTGCGAAATACATATATGGAGTACATCTCTTGGCAAGGTGGCTAAGGAGACGACGTTACATCACACGCAGTTGGTTACTGCTTTTGCCTTTCATCCCAGTAAGAGAATGTTAGCAGTGGGAGATGCGACAGGAAGAGTGTTGATTTGGAAGGATATTGGTGATGTTAAATTTACTTCGGTGAAAAGTGAAGATGGTGATGCTGAGTCTT CAAACTGGCACTCTGATGAAGTAACTGTCCTTAGTTTCTCTTCTGATGGAGCATTTTTGTATTCTG GGGGAAAGGAAGGGGTTCTTGTTGTTTGGGAGCtagaaacagagaagaagcaAGTTTTGCCAAAGATGGAGTCTCCCTTGTTGTATTTCATCTTCTCTTCAGATCCTACTCTTTCCTCT GCGATCTGTGCAGATAATCAGATTCATCTTCTTAAAACTCCTTCCATGGAGATACTGAGAACGATTCCTGGAATCAAG CCTCAGAGATTGGATCGCTTTGGATTTATAAGCTACGTCGAAACCATGCATATCTCCCTCACCAGAACTGTGTCCATTGATCCCTCTTCCGGTATTGCTGCTTTCTCCACAGCTAATCATTGTGTTCAACTCTACAACCTCTTAAATGACACTGAGATTACAGAG ATTCAAGTTTGCGATAGACCTCATCAACCTGAGGATGATGGAGTTCGG GTTGCAGTGACAGCAGTTGGTCTCTCCCGGGATGGCTCACTGATGACTACAGCTGAGGCCAGGTTTGCTGAAGGAAACCTTGGTGGAGGCTTAGTTTCTCTCAAGTTTTGGGTCTTTGTACCAGACAAGAAAACGTTCAGCATAACAACAGTCATAAATCAACCTCACAG TGAAGCTGCTATCACAGCCATTGCTCTTAGCTCGCCCCGTTCCATGGCTGTTACTATATCTTCTGCTGGTGACTTCAAG ACTTGGGTTTGCAATAGCGACAAGAATCTGACATCAGAGGAGGATTCAAGCTGGATATGTCATGGAGCTGGCTCGTATAA gagaAAGCAAATAACAGCTGCTGTTTTCTCCCCTGATGGCTCTGTTCTAGCTCTTGCGGCTACGACAGTTATTACGATATGGAACCCGTTAACGACTGAACTCGCGTTTGCATTTGGAAAGTTTCGTACG CCAGTTTTGCAACTCTCGTTCGCTGGAATAGGCTTCCTTGTTGCTGCATCCTATTGTCCTCATGCCCCGCCGCACTTATCTGTCTATGACATTATGAAGTTGGATTTATCATGGTCGTATAGATTAGACATAGAAG CCATTGCCACTAAAGAGAAGTCATCATACTTTGCAGTTTTAGCATGGCTTCCCAATTTGTCGGTAAGAGCTGAAGAAGAGATCTTTCGTGGGAAAGATGGCGCTATCCTTTTGTTTCATGGGTCAGGCCGTAAACCGGTAGCTATTTGGACTGTAATGGAG GCCAGGGGAGGATCACTTTCATTTGTGGAAGACGGTCAAAAGTCTCAGACACTTCTCGCATATGTAAACGGGAGCAATGAATATGTTCTTTTTGATCCGTATAGCGATGAAACACATGAGACTACCGCCAAGGATTATGAGCTTCTTCTTGAAGCAataagcaagaagaagaagaagaagagatcaagAAAGAGAACATCGCTGGCGAAGTCAGAGAGACCTTGGGAAACCAAGTTTTGTGGATCAACGCTCAATATCCCGCCTTTCCGGGACGCTTGCTCTGCTTTCTTTGCTTCCAAGATGGGGAAAAAGATTTGTGAGAGAGTAGAGTTGCAACCTGATAGCCATAGCCTTTGA